Proteins found in one Polyangiaceae bacterium genomic segment:
- a CDS encoding phosphatase PAP2 family protein, which produces MASLRDLLRAATVLLVSLPAQAQPQPQPPLTVTFPSADPQTDVSPSESRALDALASPSAEKPPTRRWRWRRFSTEEYVVTGAAMAMSVGALLIKPSPGRWNGGVLVDEDARRELRLDDYLAERRARDASDVLLAATLATPVLADAVATAGWYHRSPDVAQQMLLIDAEVLAVTTGVHGLVAGVVSRERPYGRNCGTELSPESLECRRNERYRSFFSGHSATAFAGASLMCIHHQELSLYGGGVPDAVACGAGYAAATATATLRVVGDMHYVSDVVVGAAWGTIAGLGLPWFFHYRVADADSRRSTAELHLVPYPGGISFGGTF; this is translated from the coding sequence ATGGCTTCGCTCCGCGACCTTCTGAGGGCCGCGACCGTCCTACTCGTCAGCCTACCGGCTCAGGCGCAGCCGCAGCCGCAGCCCCCCCTGACGGTGACGTTTCCGTCGGCAGATCCGCAAACGGATGTGAGCCCGTCGGAGTCGCGCGCCTTGGATGCGCTGGCCAGTCCGAGCGCTGAGAAGCCTCCCACTCGTCGCTGGCGCTGGCGTCGCTTCAGCACCGAGGAGTACGTGGTGACGGGCGCCGCCATGGCCATGTCCGTCGGGGCGCTCTTGATCAAGCCATCCCCCGGTCGCTGGAACGGTGGCGTGCTCGTGGACGAAGACGCGCGCCGTGAGCTGCGGCTCGACGACTATTTGGCCGAGCGCCGCGCGCGGGACGCGAGTGACGTGCTGCTCGCCGCGACGCTCGCGACACCGGTGTTGGCCGACGCCGTCGCCACCGCGGGGTGGTACCACCGGAGCCCGGACGTCGCGCAGCAGATGCTCTTGATCGACGCCGAGGTGCTGGCCGTCACGACCGGGGTCCACGGCTTGGTGGCCGGCGTCGTGAGCCGAGAGCGCCCCTACGGGCGGAACTGCGGTACGGAGCTCAGCCCCGAGAGCCTCGAATGCCGCCGCAACGAGCGGTACCGAAGCTTCTTCAGTGGGCATTCCGCCACGGCCTTCGCGGGGGCGAGCCTGATGTGCATCCACCACCAAGAGCTGTCGCTCTACGGTGGTGGAGTGCCGGATGCCGTCGCTTGCGGCGCGGGCTACGCTGCCGCGACGGCCACGGCCACACTGCGGGTGGTGGGCGACATGCACTACGTCTCCGACGTGGTCGTGGGTGCGGCCTGGGGCACCATCGCGGGGCTCGGGCTTCCGTGGTTCTTTCATTATCGCGTTGCCGATGCCGACTCGCGCCGCAGCACCGCGGAGCTGCACCTGGTTCCGTACCCGGGTGGCATCTCCTTTGGAGGGACGTTCTGA
- a CDS encoding SUMF1/EgtB/PvdO family nonheme iron enzyme encodes MRPFSQLTVLLLAVACNNPGAAPPAAAQAEAQTAPPPQPVAKPVTKPTAKPAPPPSASAAPVASAKPEKPEIPDDMLPVPGGTFTMGADDEGEQDERPAHKVTIKGFLLDKTEVTNAAYLECVQAKVCKPYREGVAAAMKYGSDREFRHPNQPVVGVSWTDAKTYCEWRGKRLPREAEWERAARGDDGREYPWGNEPPDKNKHGAFAGAKNGTTVDVGSYPDGRGPYGHFDLAGNVWEWTEDMYDPYAYKRPTASEGKPGSCDEILAALNELRRNHQQGYTGTNPIPAECEHVLRGGAFNYRPQGLRASNRVHHPGGFRILVAGFRCAKDM; translated from the coding sequence GTGCGCCCCTTTTCACAGCTGACGGTCCTGCTTTTGGCGGTGGCCTGCAATAACCCCGGAGCCGCCCCTCCTGCCGCAGCGCAGGCCGAGGCGCAGACCGCGCCGCCCCCGCAGCCCGTCGCGAAGCCGGTGACGAAGCCCACGGCCAAGCCCGCGCCGCCGCCGAGCGCCAGCGCCGCGCCCGTGGCCAGCGCAAAACCGGAGAAGCCGGAGATCCCGGACGACATGCTCCCGGTCCCCGGTGGGACCTTCACCATGGGGGCAGACGACGAAGGCGAGCAGGACGAGCGACCGGCCCACAAGGTCACGATCAAGGGCTTTCTGCTCGACAAGACCGAGGTCACCAACGCGGCCTACCTGGAGTGCGTCCAGGCAAAGGTGTGCAAGCCGTATCGCGAGGGCGTTGCTGCGGCGATGAAGTACGGCTCGGATCGCGAGTTCCGGCACCCGAACCAGCCCGTGGTGGGGGTTTCGTGGACCGACGCCAAGACGTACTGCGAGTGGCGTGGCAAGCGCCTGCCCCGGGAAGCGGAGTGGGAGCGCGCCGCCCGCGGCGACGACGGGCGTGAGTACCCCTGGGGAAACGAGCCACCGGACAAGAACAAGCACGGCGCCTTCGCCGGTGCCAAGAACGGCACCACCGTGGACGTGGGCTCCTATCCCGACGGGCGCGGTCCTTATGGGCACTTCGATCTGGCGGGCAACGTGTGGGAGTGGACCGAGGACATGTACGACCCGTACGCCTACAAGCGGCCCACGGCGAGCGAGGGCAAACCCGGTAGCTGCGACGAGATCCTCGCGGCCCTGAACGAGCTGCGCCGAAACCACCAGCAGGGCTACACCGGCACGAACCCGATCCCGGCGGAGTGCGAGCACGTGCTTCGCGGTGGTGCGTTCAACTATCGCCCGCAAGGGTTGCGCGCCTCGAACCGCGTCCATCACCCCGGGGGCTTCCGGATCCTGGTTGCCGGCTTTCGCTGCGCCAAGGATATGTGA
- a CDS encoding ABC transporter ATP-binding protein, which yields MIEAQNLTKDYGTVVAVRDVSFSVGKGEVVGFLGPNGAGKSTTMRILVGFLGATSGSVKINGHDIVDASLQARQSVGYMPESAPLYPEMRVREYLAFRAHAKKVPRAERKKSVGRAMEQAAVSEMADTLILHLSKGYRQRVGLADALVANPPLLILDEPTAGLDPNQIREVRRLIRELGKSHTILLSTHILSEVESTCDRAIVIDRGRLVAEGSLEELRKRRGARGVSLLVRDPDSKAKAVLSALDGVRKVKRAEAEGELRRYTLALTKNADAGQVLEQAITALVAAGLGVREASPVRATLEDVFAQLTHAEDREEDAS from the coding sequence ATGATCGAGGCTCAGAACCTGACCAAGGACTACGGCACCGTGGTGGCCGTGCGCGACGTCTCCTTCAGCGTGGGCAAAGGCGAGGTGGTCGGCTTCCTCGGCCCCAACGGCGCCGGCAAGAGCACCACCATGCGCATCTTGGTGGGCTTTCTGGGAGCCACTTCGGGAAGCGTGAAGATCAACGGGCACGACATCGTGGACGCTTCGCTCCAGGCTCGCCAAAGCGTGGGCTACATGCCCGAGTCCGCGCCGCTGTACCCAGAGATGCGGGTGCGCGAGTACCTCGCGTTTCGTGCCCACGCCAAGAAGGTACCGCGCGCGGAGCGCAAGAAGTCCGTCGGCCGAGCGATGGAGCAAGCGGCCGTCAGCGAAATGGCCGACACCCTCATCCTGCATTTGTCAAAGGGCTACCGGCAGCGCGTGGGCCTCGCCGACGCTCTGGTCGCAAACCCCCCGCTTCTGATCTTGGATGAGCCGACCGCCGGTCTCGACCCCAATCAGATCCGCGAGGTCCGACGGCTGATCCGGGAGCTGGGCAAGAGCCACACCATTCTGCTCTCCACTCACATCCTGTCAGAGGTGGAGTCCACCTGTGATCGCGCCATCGTGATCGACCGCGGTCGCCTGGTTGCCGAGGGCTCCCTGGAAGAGCTCCGCAAGCGACGCGGGGCACGGGGGGTGAGCCTCCTGGTACGTGATCCCGACTCCAAGGCGAAAGCGGTACTGTCCGCGCTGGATGGTGTGCGCAAGGTGAAACGAGCGGAAGCAGAAGGAGAGCTCCGCCGCTACACCCTGGCCCTGACGAAAAACGCGGACGCGGGCCAAGTGCTCGAGCAGGCCATCACCGCGCTGGTCGCCGCCGGTCTGGGCGTCCGCGAGGCGAGCCCGGTGCGGGCCACGTTGGAGGACGTCTTCGCGCAGCTCACCCACGCCGAGGACCGCGAGGAGGACGCTTCGTGA
- a CDS encoding ABC transporter permease, producing the protein MLSLWVTPLAWALLVVFLLIQGISFYSIVLHVSNLSELSLDNGPVQAYFGQSIFLLVSLLLVCPALTMRLLAEERRSGTIEALLTAPVTAAGVVLGKYLATLTTYVLLWAPTILYIVILRNTGHVEWSVVGSSYLGVFGIGAGYLALGTLMSAMTRSQLLAFVLTVMVQFGLFILGIGEYIFNPGLAHDISSHVSVLSQMDEFSKGIVDLRRLVFDGSLIAVPLFVTVRVVDSWRWG; encoded by the coding sequence ATGCTCAGCCTGTGGGTCACGCCGCTGGCGTGGGCGCTCCTGGTCGTGTTCCTGTTGATCCAGGGCATCTCGTTCTACTCCATCGTGCTCCACGTCTCGAATCTGTCGGAGCTCTCCCTCGATAACGGTCCGGTACAGGCCTACTTCGGCCAATCGATCTTCCTCTTGGTGTCGCTGCTCTTGGTGTGCCCCGCGCTCACCATGCGCCTGTTGGCGGAAGAGCGGCGCAGCGGCACCATCGAAGCGCTGCTCACGGCTCCCGTCACGGCGGCCGGCGTGGTGCTCGGAAAGTACCTGGCCACCTTGACCACGTACGTCCTCTTGTGGGCGCCGACGATCTTGTACATCGTGATCCTCCGCAACACGGGCCACGTGGAATGGTCCGTGGTCGGCTCCAGCTACCTGGGTGTGTTCGGCATCGGCGCCGGCTACCTCGCGCTGGGCACGCTGATGAGCGCGATGACGCGGAGCCAGCTCTTGGCCTTCGTGCTCACGGTGATGGTGCAGTTCGGCCTCTTCATCCTCGGCATCGGGGAGTACATCTTCAATCCGGGCTTGGCCCACGACATTTCGTCCCACGTTTCCGTGCTCAGCCAGATGGACGAATTCTCGAAGGGCATCGTCGATCTCCGTCGGCTGGTGTTCGATGGGAGCCTGATCGCCGTACCGCTGTTCGTGACGGTCCGCGTCGTGGATTCCTGGAGGTGGGGCTGA
- a CDS encoding GldG family protein — protein MAKSGATSPTLKALSAAGVLAAALIGLSANVLAARFYERWDWTSQGLYTLSPATVETLHDLQEPVDVVVFLSASDPLSVSVRNMLTAYGAETRQLKTRFVDPDRNPAEFLALQQKYGIITGKTEDGRVVTDAAIVVARGDRHWYVTSDDIVSYDESDNRAKPKLEQALTEAIRNVLQKESTTICFSAGHQEISIDDGGPNGLGELRYRLEKNNYRVVTLDLGAPKPDVALDECRVVVVAGPQVEVPANVTSRLSKWFSGGGNVLVLANPILDEDNRIRPTGLEPLTRTAGIELNADFVVEQDDKLRLPTGLGESFFATPKEHAITAGLFRAGEPRFRVLVSAAQSLRASGKQPVSLLVTSAEAVAVKDIRPFVEQGKAIEKGAGKPGPFVLAFASELPKQGQAPHGPRMVVVGSANLAWSRNWREPTLLGNRLFMESAVSWLAARPAIVSVPEKASHDVGLSLTEESLTDVRNYVLLYMPASAAALGIFVMLRRRSKEKRSRRKEKDEKES, from the coding sequence ATGGCCAAGTCCGGCGCGACCAGCCCCACGCTCAAAGCCCTCTCCGCCGCCGGCGTGCTGGCGGCTGCCCTCATCGGGCTCAGTGCCAACGTCCTGGCGGCTCGTTTCTACGAACGCTGGGACTGGACCAGTCAGGGCCTGTACACCTTGAGCCCGGCAACGGTGGAGACGCTGCACGATCTCCAAGAGCCGGTGGACGTGGTCGTGTTCCTCTCGGCCAGCGATCCGCTTTCCGTGAGCGTCCGCAACATGCTCACCGCCTATGGCGCGGAAACGCGCCAGCTGAAGACACGCTTCGTGGATCCCGACCGCAACCCCGCGGAGTTCCTGGCACTGCAGCAGAAGTACGGCATCATCACGGGCAAGACGGAAGACGGTCGCGTGGTGACGGACGCCGCCATCGTGGTCGCTCGCGGGGACCGCCACTGGTACGTCACCAGTGACGACATCGTCTCCTACGACGAGAGCGACAATCGAGCGAAGCCGAAGCTAGAGCAGGCGCTCACCGAGGCGATCCGCAACGTGCTCCAGAAAGAGAGCACGACGATCTGCTTCTCCGCGGGTCATCAGGAGATCAGCATCGACGACGGCGGCCCCAACGGCCTGGGGGAGCTGCGCTATCGGTTGGAGAAGAACAACTACCGGGTGGTCACGTTGGACCTGGGCGCCCCCAAGCCGGACGTCGCCCTCGACGAGTGCCGAGTGGTGGTGGTCGCAGGCCCTCAGGTCGAGGTGCCCGCAAACGTCACGTCCCGTCTTTCGAAGTGGTTTTCGGGTGGGGGCAACGTCCTGGTGTTGGCGAACCCGATCTTGGACGAGGACAACCGCATCCGTCCCACCGGCCTGGAGCCCCTGACCCGGACGGCGGGCATCGAGCTGAACGCCGATTTCGTGGTGGAGCAGGACGACAAGCTCCGCTTGCCGACCGGGCTCGGGGAATCGTTCTTCGCCACGCCCAAGGAGCACGCCATCACCGCCGGCCTGTTCCGTGCCGGGGAGCCACGCTTCCGAGTGCTGGTCAGCGCCGCCCAGAGCCTCCGGGCCAGCGGCAAGCAGCCCGTCTCCCTGCTAGTGACCAGCGCGGAGGCGGTAGCCGTGAAGGACATCCGCCCCTTCGTGGAACAGGGCAAGGCCATCGAGAAGGGCGCAGGAAAGCCGGGCCCCTTCGTGCTGGCTTTCGCGTCGGAGCTGCCCAAGCAAGGGCAAGCACCCCACGGTCCCCGCATGGTGGTCGTCGGAAGCGCCAACCTGGCTTGGAGCCGCAACTGGCGCGAGCCCACCTTGCTCGGCAATCGGCTGTTCATGGAGAGCGCCGTGTCCTGGCTCGCAGCGCGCCCGGCCATCGTCAGCGTGCCCGAAAAAGCGAGCCACGACGTTGGTCTCTCGCTCACGGAAGAATCCCTGACGGACGTCCGCAACTACGTGCTGCTCTATATGCCAGCATCCGCCGCTGCCCTCGGCATCTTCGTGATGCTTCGCCGGCGTTCCAAGGAGAAGCGCTCTCGCCGAAAAGAGAAGGACGAGAAGGAGAGCTGA
- a CDS encoding DUF4340 domain-containing protein, with translation MRSLRSQWLNVALVVVAVALVAVVFVTRGNVTTGEREAREDNLLSAYRPGELSRITFDGDKHIVLTKVGDEDAGDVTWNIAEPIQEEADTYAIDKLLGSLEFARKVRSIDPQEVDRSAFGLEHPKWVMGIQMGEIHYELRLGKEAAQPPGAHYLEVEAKGAPGSGVVIVSRDLAKELGIELADLRGRLVMPYFSSSLSRIELGGSGGDRKLTSLGNNRWRFDGMLGDVRVNREIFDQVLLQFARTKADEFLSEKEAIAALGKDRVIVRLTPKDKKDPPGLVEVGGRCPKNDKDVVALRRKPDVLGACVPASVMVGLTLPAEKLVDRTLFATRKDEVESISMQLGPKKLELDRKEDGFSMTAPLKATVKLEAGNQWLDKVLGAEGALQDEPDLAALGLSPPRGHILVKYIQETDSQLAKARVDIGKRTEKGGLWVRREQDGAVLELSPQAAEPIRVDTTLVRDTRVLDFKPSALHFVEVTREGTTQRFVREASGQFVLEKPKGFDADPGLCADVVDALSSLTAERWVADDDDGSFGLSRPTLQVGFSFDEQDAGATSMELVVGTLIPGGAYAKLEKQPGVFVMSRRALDALETLLLDRSVFMLNPGDAKKVFLERNGKKIELVYEGDHYTQASGPPLGATAVTRAMDALSGLRAEAAVHVGAARADEGLQKPRLTVRIEPPGTGKPRVLTFGAGDDYRNTSIVYARSSGVDATYAIAKSKLSGLFDAL, from the coding sequence GTGCGCTCGCTTCGAAGCCAGTGGCTGAACGTCGCGCTGGTCGTCGTCGCGGTGGCCCTGGTGGCCGTCGTCTTCGTGACGCGCGGCAACGTCACCACGGGGGAGCGCGAGGCGCGCGAGGACAACCTGCTCTCTGCCTACCGCCCCGGCGAGCTCTCGCGCATCACCTTCGACGGCGACAAGCACATCGTACTCACGAAGGTTGGGGACGAGGACGCGGGCGACGTCACCTGGAACATCGCAGAGCCCATCCAGGAAGAGGCCGACACCTACGCCATCGACAAGCTCCTCGGTTCGCTGGAATTTGCCCGAAAGGTCAGGAGCATCGATCCCCAGGAGGTGGATCGTTCGGCCTTCGGCCTCGAGCACCCGAAGTGGGTGATGGGCATCCAGATGGGGGAGATCCACTACGAGCTCCGCCTGGGCAAGGAAGCGGCGCAGCCCCCCGGGGCCCACTACTTGGAGGTCGAGGCCAAGGGTGCCCCCGGCAGCGGGGTCGTGATCGTCAGTCGGGACTTGGCCAAGGAGCTCGGCATCGAGCTTGCGGATCTGCGGGGACGCTTGGTGATGCCGTACTTCTCCAGCTCGCTCTCGCGCATCGAGCTCGGCGGAAGCGGCGGGGACCGCAAGCTCACGAGCTTGGGCAACAACCGCTGGCGCTTCGACGGCATGCTCGGCGATGTGCGCGTGAACCGCGAGATCTTCGATCAGGTGCTACTGCAGTTCGCGCGCACCAAGGCCGACGAGTTTTTGTCGGAGAAGGAAGCAATCGCGGCACTGGGCAAGGATCGCGTGATCGTGCGCCTCACACCCAAGGACAAGAAGGATCCGCCCGGCCTGGTGGAGGTGGGCGGCCGCTGCCCCAAGAACGACAAGGACGTCGTCGCGCTCCGCAGAAAGCCCGACGTGCTCGGCGCGTGCGTGCCCGCGAGCGTGATGGTCGGTCTCACACTGCCTGCGGAAAAGCTCGTGGATCGCACGCTGTTCGCCACGCGCAAAGACGAAGTGGAATCCATCTCCATGCAGCTCGGCCCGAAGAAGCTCGAGCTAGACCGCAAGGAAGACGGCTTCTCGATGACGGCCCCGCTAAAAGCGACTGTAAAGCTGGAAGCGGGTAATCAGTGGCTGGACAAGGTCTTGGGCGCGGAGGGCGCCTTGCAGGACGAGCCGGACCTCGCTGCCCTCGGACTCTCGCCGCCGCGAGGCCACATCCTCGTCAAGTACATCCAGGAGACCGACTCTCAGCTCGCCAAGGCGAGAGTGGACATTGGCAAGCGTACGGAGAAGGGCGGCCTCTGGGTTCGTCGCGAGCAGGACGGCGCCGTCTTGGAGCTCTCGCCCCAGGCTGCCGAGCCCATCCGCGTGGACACCACTCTGGTGCGCGACACGCGAGTGCTCGACTTCAAGCCCTCGGCGCTTCACTTCGTGGAAGTCACCCGCGAGGGAACCACGCAGCGCTTCGTGCGGGAAGCATCCGGCCAGTTCGTACTCGAAAAGCCAAAGGGCTTCGACGCGGATCCGGGACTATGCGCAGACGTGGTGGACGCGCTCTCCTCCCTCACGGCAGAACGCTGGGTGGCGGACGACGACGACGGCAGCTTCGGGCTTTCGCGACCCACGCTACAGGTCGGCTTTTCCTTCGACGAGCAGGACGCCGGCGCTACCAGTATGGAACTCGTCGTCGGCACGCTGATCCCCGGTGGGGCCTATGCCAAGCTCGAAAAGCAACCGGGCGTGTTCGTGATGAGCCGGCGCGCCCTCGACGCTCTCGAAACGCTGCTCCTGGATCGCTCGGTGTTCATGCTCAATCCGGGGGACGCCAAGAAGGTGTTCCTGGAGCGGAACGGCAAGAAGATCGAGCTCGTGTACGAAGGGGACCACTACACGCAAGCATCGGGGCCGCCGCTGGGGGCAACTGCAGTGACCCGTGCGATGGACGCCCTGTCCGGCCTGCGCGCCGAGGCCGCCGTTCACGTCGGCGCAGCGCGCGCCGACGAAGGGCTCCAGAAGCCGCGCCTCACCGTACGGATCGAGCCCCCGGGCACCGGCAAGCCGCGCGTGCTGACCTTTGGCGCCGGAGACGACTATCGCAACACCAGCATCGTCTACGCCCGCTCGAGCGGCGTGGACGCCACCTACGCCATCGCCAAGAGCAAGCTGTCAGGCCTGTTCGACGCGCTGTGA
- a CDS encoding DUF1566 domain-containing protein produces the protein MVRSSWVVFLFAIACSSKSTTNTIEKDAGSGGGGGSGGVAGSGGDPCVVSNPGWPDSATEYCTDGSAQPAACSALPGQDASYKENTPGYLECSGAIRDTVTGLSWSPVFSGLSQADGMTKCQGLPPGEGPWRLPSLLELVSILDLGSKAPAASNLFGIAAQSQLYSSTAAANGGAWVVSFEFGFVKPSVNAASPLDVICVRGAPLVSALTATGTVVDDSGTGLSWQATPAANTFDWPSAIATCEGATTGNHDDWRLPNIKELITLVKTDATSGAMIDTAKFSGIGGADAFWSSTPYRDAAFSSAWALHLAVGNSVRDGVELERRALCVRTL, from the coding sequence ATGGTTCGGTCGAGCTGGGTGGTTTTCCTCTTCGCTATCGCGTGCAGCTCCAAGAGCACGACCAACACCATCGAGAAGGATGCGGGTAGCGGGGGCGGGGGCGGCAGCGGAGGGGTCGCCGGTAGCGGGGGCGACCCGTGTGTCGTGTCCAATCCCGGCTGGCCGGACTCGGCAACCGAGTACTGCACGGACGGGAGCGCCCAGCCCGCTGCCTGCTCGGCTCTTCCGGGCCAGGACGCGAGCTACAAGGAGAACACGCCGGGCTACCTCGAGTGCTCCGGCGCGATTCGCGATACCGTCACGGGGCTCAGCTGGAGCCCGGTCTTCTCCGGTCTGTCCCAGGCAGACGGCATGACCAAGTGCCAAGGGCTGCCGCCGGGAGAAGGCCCCTGGCGCCTTCCTTCGCTCCTGGAGCTGGTGAGCATCCTGGACCTCGGAAGCAAGGCCCCCGCGGCGAGCAACTTGTTCGGCATCGCTGCGCAGTCCCAGCTGTACTCCTCCACGGCCGCCGCCAACGGCGGCGCCTGGGTGGTGAGCTTCGAGTTCGGTTTCGTCAAACCGTCCGTCAACGCCGCCTCCCCCCTCGACGTGATCTGCGTCCGCGGCGCGCCGCTGGTGAGTGCACTGACTGCAACTGGGACGGTCGTCGACGACAGCGGGACGGGCCTGTCGTGGCAGGCCACGCCCGCGGCCAACACCTTCGACTGGCCCAGCGCGATTGCGACCTGCGAGGGGGCGACGACGGGGAACCACGACGACTGGCGACTACCGAACATCAAGGAACTGATCACGTTGGTGAAGACGGACGCAACCTCCGGCGCCATGATCGACACCGCGAAGTTCTCGGGTATCGGCGGCGCCGACGCTTTCTGGTCATCCACGCCGTACCGGGACGCTGCGTTCAGCAGCGCCTGGGCATTGCATTTGGCCGTGGGCAACTCCGTGCGCGACGGAGTGGAACTGGAGCGCCGCGCGCTGTGCGTTCGCACCTTGTGA
- a CDS encoding SH3 domain-containing protein, producing MATSKASLKVELPKPGEDKPRFSRVGIITAVGFGLGVLWPRLAGVHLVPSAPAEEVAGVSSAAEEAAPAGSGDPTPPAAAVAPAPTAEPATKPPPTDVSDRLEIGELQITSCRDAEGHRKNECGSLDLESVTKARIQSLVTCPAAEGAEGTLSLGLELDFKKNKVVDYVSGKSTTLPDSTANGLMECAKKEFGSATLEGLEHTYSQYTAFYLVKLKQPGEKAGADVTEASGHATVSWEVAIIRAEAKDGAIVARILRGTRVVVTGRKDDWYRVKYDAKGSEGWVFKTAIGM from the coding sequence ATGGCCACATCCAAAGCCAGCCTGAAGGTCGAGCTGCCGAAGCCCGGCGAAGACAAACCGCGCTTCAGCCGGGTCGGAATCATCACCGCCGTGGGCTTCGGCCTCGGGGTGCTCTGGCCTCGACTGGCGGGCGTGCACCTCGTCCCCAGCGCCCCGGCGGAGGAGGTCGCGGGAGTGAGCTCGGCCGCAGAAGAGGCGGCACCGGCGGGCTCGGGGGATCCGACGCCGCCCGCCGCCGCCGTCGCCCCCGCCCCCACGGCGGAGCCGGCGACCAAGCCGCCGCCCACGGACGTGAGCGACCGCCTCGAGATCGGTGAGCTACAGATCACCAGCTGCCGCGACGCCGAGGGGCATCGCAAGAACGAGTGTGGCTCGTTGGATCTGGAGAGCGTGACCAAAGCGCGCATTCAGTCGCTGGTGACCTGTCCAGCCGCCGAAGGCGCCGAAGGCACCCTGAGTCTCGGCCTCGAGCTCGACTTCAAGAAGAACAAGGTGGTCGACTACGTCTCCGGCAAGAGCACCACGCTTCCGGACAGCACCGCCAACGGGTTGATGGAGTGCGCCAAGAAAGAGTTCGGCAGCGCCACGTTGGAAGGGCTCGAGCACACCTACTCGCAGTACACGGCCTTCTATCTGGTCAAGCTCAAGCAGCCGGGCGAGAAAGCCGGCGCCGACGTCACCGAAGCGAGCGGACATGCCACCGTGAGCTGGGAGGTGGCCATCATTCGCGCAGAGGCCAAAGACGGCGCCATCGTCGCGCGCATCTTGCGTGGTACTCGGGTCGTGGTCACCGGTCGCAAGGACGATTGGTACCGCGTGAAGTACGACGCCAAAGGCAGCGAGGGTTGGGTTTTCAAGACCGCCATCGGAATGTGA
- a CDS encoding VanW family protein: protein MGPAPKLAAVAVAIGLTIGGAALGWRTWIPAEGAVVGLRIGGTSLTPGEDIRQHVERRARALVQRRLALTLGSTTLTRSLGELGLRVDVAEVTRRARAIGRDGAWATRLSELSRARRGEIDVPLTFSIDPNALGRVLLPLKERSDTFGTAARWDFERDRVVPDRPGRYLDFDESREALLRAVRRGERTVTLPVREIAPEVNDDLVRKADLHAVVASYETHFARGGDAGNRATNIEVAAKKLDGVILAPGAVISFNRVVGARSKDNGFRPGWEIYKGEMVRGIGGGTCQVSSTLHAAAFFAGLDVIERAPHSRPSAYIGLGLDSTVSWPTLDLKLRNGWPFPIAIHTEVRGGTLTVSLMGANKPAKVEFFRDTLAVIPFKRKITESSWLPEGTIIKKQKGIRGYRIRRTRTIVPATGPARVETSIDVYPSTPEHYVVPPGTDVDTELPPEPGSVATTAAVIESQSRFEP, encoded by the coding sequence ATGGGCCCAGCGCCAAAGCTCGCGGCGGTAGCCGTGGCCATTGGCCTCACCATCGGTGGGGCGGCCCTCGGATGGAGGACATGGATACCCGCCGAGGGGGCGGTGGTCGGCCTGCGGATCGGGGGCACGAGCCTGACGCCCGGAGAGGACATCCGGCAGCACGTGGAACGGCGCGCCCGGGCCCTCGTCCAGCGGCGCTTGGCGCTGACCTTGGGCTCGACCACCCTCACGCGGTCCCTGGGCGAGCTGGGGCTGCGAGTGGACGTGGCGGAAGTCACCCGGCGTGCCCGCGCCATCGGACGTGACGGCGCTTGGGCCACGCGGCTCAGCGAGCTTTCGCGGGCGCGCCGCGGCGAGATCGACGTTCCGCTCACCTTCTCGATCGACCCGAACGCTCTCGGCCGGGTGCTTCTTCCCCTGAAAGAGCGAAGCGACACCTTCGGTACCGCCGCGCGCTGGGACTTCGAGCGCGACCGCGTCGTTCCCGATCGACCGGGTCGCTATCTGGATTTCGACGAGAGTCGGGAAGCGTTGCTTCGAGCCGTGCGCCGCGGCGAGCGCACGGTAACGTTGCCGGTGCGGGAGATCGCGCCTGAGGTGAACGACGACCTGGTACGGAAAGCGGACCTCCACGCGGTGGTGGCGAGCTACGAAACGCACTTTGCGCGAGGTGGCGACGCTGGCAATCGCGCGACGAACATCGAGGTCGCCGCCAAGAAGCTCGATGGCGTGATCCTGGCACCGGGTGCCGTCATCAGCTTCAACCGCGTGGTGGGGGCACGCTCGAAAGACAACGGCTTTCGGCCCGGATGGGAGATCTACAAGGGCGAGATGGTGCGGGGCATCGGCGGCGGCACTTGCCAGGTGTCCAGCACTCTGCACGCGGCGGCGTTCTTCGCAGGGCTCGACGTCATCGAGCGGGCACCGCACTCGCGACCGTCGGCCTACATCGGCTTGGGTCTCGATTCCACGGTCTCCTGGCCCACGTTGGATTTGAAGCTCAGGAACGGCTGGCCGTTTCCCATCGCCATCCACACGGAGGTCCGCGGTGGCACGCTCACCGTGAGCTTGATGGGGGCGAACAAGCCCGCAAAAGTCGAGTTTTTCCGCGACACCCTGGCGGTGATCCCCTTCAAGCGAAAGATCACCGAGAGCAGCTGGCTGCCCGAAGGCACCATCATCAAGAAACAGAAGGGGATCCGCGGTTACCGCATTCGCCGTACCCGCACCATCGTTCCCGCCACGGGCCCCGCTCGGGTGGAAACCAGCATCGACGTGTATCCATCGACTCCGGAGCACTACGTGGTTCCACCGGGCACCGACGTCGACACGGAGCTCCCACCGGAGCCCGGGTCCGTCGCCACGACGGCGGCCGTCATCGAATCCCAGAGCCGCTTCGAGCCCTGA